Proteins from one Heterodontus francisci isolate sHetFra1 chromosome 42, sHetFra1.hap1, whole genome shotgun sequence genomic window:
- the LOC137355326 gene encoding leucine-rich repeat, immunoglobulin-like domain and transmembrane domain-containing protein 2, producing the protein MDILWNIYCLLLLCSAKRTVASCVPECSCRNDSFGRSLLCISSSLRRIPVNIPPDIKKIRIENSRLAELPRGAFSVTRALEYLWLNFNDITLMHAKSLQDMTNLSELRMQGNKLRSVPWTAFQDCPALKILDLKHNRLDVLPEHALRYLTNLTYLDISFNQLTVISPDVFLNWPVYQRTQQVEGQEKSTSNAVLALHNNPWFCDCRLKGFVHFVKSISPPIILMNSYLSCSGPDSRAGKFFYEVELKSCFKPLATSENANVSVPLREKVHLSCEAKGNPTPTVWWTNGVKIIRRFNVSVTNIDEETVKSVLVIPSAHSTDEGSYICITTNYLGNSSVRILVTILTSETLPTPSSLSPSSLEEENVYIDVRIAKQTVYGITLEWYTATRNPAETWYTLHFGKFEDAKKEMIYIGPGVNTYAINDLFPATKYKVCVTLRNQPPKRSQCIIFVTGSDISEMEQREKLIHIIVIVCAMVLAVPAGMYACTTETRFSCFDRCGKFCRRQRRGEKTLKTGARDVTFDSLQTGSDAELCNRDSKEDRRRRKKSDDKTHKTKTEHKNSDELY; encoded by the exons TTTACTgtcttcttctgctctgttctgctaAACGAACAGTTGCATCTTGTGTGCCGGAGTGTTCTTGCAGAAATGATAGCTTTGGAAG AAGTTTGCTCTGCATATCTTCCTCTTTGCGAAGAATACCAGTGAATATTCCACCCGATATCAAAAAAATCAGAATAGAAAATTCTCGTCTGGCAGAATTACCTCGTGGTGCGTTCTCCGTAACCCGTGCCTTGGAATACCTGTGGCTGAATTTTAATGATATTACACTCATGCATGCGAAGAGTCTGCAAGATATGACCAATCTATCCGAGTTGCGAATGCAAGGGAACAAATTGCGTTCAGTACCATGGACAGCTTTCCAGGATTGTCCCGCTTTGAAAATTTTGGATTTGAAGCACAATCGACTGGATGTTCTTCCAGAACATGCTCTGAGGTATCTCACCAACTTGACCTACTTGGACATATCCTTCAACCAGCTGACAGTGATTTCTCCAGATGTGTTCCTAAACTGGCCGGTCTATCAGAGAACACAGCAGGTTGAGGGTCAAGAGAAAAGTACCTCCAACGCAGTACTAGCTCTCCATAATAATCCATGGTTCTGTGACTGCCGTCTTAAAGGTTTTGTACATTTCGTCAAATCCATCAGTCCCCCTATTATTCTGATGAATTCTTACCTATCCTGTTCAGGCCCAGATTCCAGGGCAGGGAAATTTTTCTACGAAGTGGAACTAAAAAGTTGCTTTAAACCGTTAGCAACGTCTGAGAACGCGAATGTTAGTGTTCCACTTAGAGAGAAAGTACATCTTTCCTGTGAAGCCAAAGGAAATCCTACCCCTACAGTGTGGTGGACAAATGGTGTGAAGATCATTCGGAGATTTAATG TGTCTGTCACAAATATTGATGAAGAAACAGTGAAGTCAGTGCTGGTGATTCCATCAGCCCACAGTACAGATGAAGGAAGTTACATTTGCATTACTACTAACTATCTTGGAAACTCATCTGTGCGGATTCTGGTGACAATTTTAACTTCAGAAACTTTACCTACCCCATCATCCTTGTCCCCTTCATCCTTGGAGGAGGAGAATGTTTATATAGATGTTAGGATTGCAAAGCAGACAGTATATGGCATAACCCTGGAGTGGTACACAGCAACACGGAACCCTGCTGAAACCTGGTACACCCTGCACTTCGGGAAATTTGAAGATGCTAAAAAGGAAATGATTTACATCGGACCAGGGGTAAATACTTATGCAATTAATGATCTGTTTCCAGCAACAAAGTACAAGGTGTGCGTGACACTGAGGAACCAGCCTCCGAAGAGAAGTCAATGCATTATATTTGTTACAGGTAGTGATATCAGTGAAATGGAGCAAAGAGAGAAGCTCATTCACATTATAGTCATTGTGTGCGCCATGGTTTTGGCAGTCCCAGCAGGAATGTACGCTTGTACGACAGAGACCCGTTTCAGCTGCTTTGATAGATGTGGCAAGTTTTGTCGAAGACAAAGACGAGGAGAAAAAACGCTGAAGACTGGAGCACGGGATGTCACCTTTGACAGTTTGCAGACAGGCAGCGATGCTGAACTCTGTAACAGAGACTCCAAGGAAGACAGGAGGCGACGTAAAAAATCAGATGACAAAACCCATAAGACCAAAACCGAGCACAAGAATAGTGATGAATTGTATTAG
- the LOC137355327 gene encoding leucine-rich repeat, immunoglobulin-like domain and transmembrane domain-containing protein 2 has product MDILWNIYCLLLLCSAKRTVASCVPECSCRNDSFGRSLLCISSSLRRIPVNIPPDIKKIRIENSRLAELPRGAFSVTRALEYLWLNFNDITLMHAKSLQDMTNLSELRMQGNKLRSVPWTAFQDCPALKILDLKHNRLDVLPEHALRYLTNLTYLDISFNQLTVISPDVFLNWPVYQRTQQVEGQEKSTSNAVLALHNNPWFCDCRLKGFVHFVKSISPPIILMNSYLSCSGPDSRAGKFFYEVELKSCFKPLATSENANVSVPLREKVHLSCEAKGNPTPTVWWTNGVKIIRRFNVSVTNIDEETVKSVLVIPSAHSTDEGSYICITTNYLGNSSVRILVTILTSETLPTPSSLSPSSLEEENVYIDVRIAKQTVYGITLEWYTATRNPAETWYTLHFGKFEDAKKEMIYIGPGVNTYAINDLFPATKYKVCVTLRNQPPKRSQCIIFVTGSDISEMEQREKLIHIIVIVCAMVLAVPAGMYACTTETRFSCFDRCGKFCRRQRRGEKTLKTGARDVTFDSLQTGSDAELCNRDSKEDRRRRKKSDDKTHKTKTEHKNSDELY; this is encoded by the exons ATGGACATACTTTGGAACATTTACTgtcttcttctgctctgttctgctaAACGAACAGTTGCATCTTGTGTGCCGGAGTGTTCTTGCAGAAATGATAGCTTTGGAAG AAGTTTGCTCTGCATATCTTCCTCTTTGCGAAGAATACCAGTGAATATTCCACCCGATATCAAAAAAATCAGAATAGAAAATTCTCGTCTGGCAGAATTACCTCGTGGTGCGTTCTCCGTAACCCGTGCCTTGGAATACCTGTGGCTGAATTTTAATGATATTACACTCATGCATGCGAAGAGTCTGCAAGATATGACCAATCTATCCGAGTTGCGAATGCAAGGGAACAAATTGCGTTCAGTACCATGGACAGCTTTCCAGGATTGTCCCGCTTTGAAAATTTTGGATTTGAAGCACAATCGACTGGATGTTCTTCCAGAACATGCTCTGAGGTATCTCACCAACTTGACCTACTTGGACATATCCTTCAACCAGCTGACAGTGATTTCTCCAGATGTGTTCCTAAACTGGCCGGTCTATCAGAGAACACAGCAGGTTGAGGGTCAAGAGAAAAGTACCTCCAACGCAGTACTAGCTCTCCATAATAATCCATGGTTCTGTGACTGCCGTCTTAAAGGTTTTGTACATTTCGTCAAATCCATCAGTCCCCCTATTATTCTGATGAATTCTTACCTATCCTGTTCAGGCCCAGATTCCAGGGCAGGGAAATTTTTCTACGAAGTGGAACTAAAAAGTTGCTTTAAACCGTTAGCAACGTCTGAGAACGCGAATGTTAGTGTTCCACTTAGAGAGAAAGTACATCTTTCCTGTGAAGCCAAAGGAAATCCTACCCCTACAGTGTGGTGGACAAATGGTGTGAAGATCATTCGGAGATTTAATG TGTCTGTCACAAATATTGATGAAGAAACAGTGAAGTCAGTGCTGGTGATTCCATCAGCCCACAGTACAGATGAAGGAAGTTACATTTGCATTACTACTAACTATCTTGGAAACTCATCTGTGCGGATTCTGGTGACAATTTTAACTTCAGAAACTTTACCTACCCCATCATCCTTGTCCCCTTCATCCTTGGAGGAGGAGAATGTTTATATAGATGTTAGGATTGCAAAGCAGACAGTATATGGCATAACCCTGGAGTGGTACACAGCAACACGGAACCCTGCTGAAACCTGGTACACCCTGCACTTCGGGAAATTTGAAGATGCTAAAAAGGAAATGATTTACATCGGACCAGGGGTAAATACTTATGCAATTAATGATCTGTTTCCAGCAACAAAGTACAAGGTGTGCGTGACACTGAGGAACCAGCCTCCGAAGAGAAGTCAATGCATTATATTTGTTACAGGTAGTGATATCAGTGAAATGGAGCAAAGAGAGAAGCTCATTCACATTATAGTCATTGTGTGCGCCATGGTTTTGGCAGTCCCAGCAGGAATGTACGCTTGTACGACAGAGACCCGTTTCAGCTGCTTTGATAGATGTGGCAAGTTTTGTCGAAGACAAAGACGAGGAGAAAAAACGCTGAAGACTGGAGCACGGGATGTCACCTTTGACAGTTTGCAGACAGGCAGCGATGCTGAACTCTGTAACAGAGACTCCAAGGAAGACAGGAGGCGACGTAAAAAATCAGATGACAAAACCCATAAGACCAAAACCGAGCACAAGAATAGTGATGAATTGTATTAG